The following proteins come from a genomic window of Coriobacteriia bacterium:
- a CDS encoding tetratricopeptide repeat protein — translation MSDTSRSSSDPGRRSDRLLLGAVIVAAVLAAALGYYTWSLLPKDSDTPATAFARDLARADAVVDAAPEALMPRLRLADVYFKYRDYDTAIDVLEDARSIEATAGMRAYLEVGLARVYEAKGDDPSAKDHYERALEHEQSFDANYALGRMARDEGRLGDAMRHWERALELNRSAATLRIELAKAYADSGRKGSALEQLRTAREYLPDEPEIERLLRDLE, via the coding sequence ATGTCCGACACCTCACGGTCCTCGTCCGATCCCGGACGAAGATCCGACCGCCTTCTTCTCGGCGCCGTGATCGTCGCGGCCGTCCTGGCGGCCGCGCTGGGCTACTACACGTGGTCGCTGCTGCCCAAGGACTCCGACACGCCCGCTACGGCCTTCGCCCGCGACCTCGCCAGGGCCGATGCGGTGGTCGATGCCGCTCCCGAGGCTCTGATGCCGCGGTTGCGGCTGGCGGACGTGTACTTCAAGTACCGGGACTACGACACCGCGATCGACGTCTTGGAGGACGCGAGAAGCATCGAGGCGACCGCCGGCATGCGCGCGTACCTCGAGGTCGGCCTGGCGCGCGTGTACGAGGCCAAGGGCGACGACCCCTCCGCCAAGGACCACTACGAGCGTGCGCTGGAGCACGAGCAGAGCTTCGACGCGAACTACGCCCTGGGCAGGATGGCGCGAGACGAGGGCCGGCTCGGGGACGCGATGCGCCACTGGGAGCGCGCGCTCGAGCTGAACAGGTCGGCGGCGACCCTGCGGATCGAGCTCGCGAAGGCGTACGCGGACTCGGGCCGGAAGGGAAGCGCCCTCGAACAGCTGAGGACGGCGCGGGAGTACCTGCCGGACGAGCCGGAGATCGAGCGGCTGCTGCGGGATCTCGAGTAG